From the Daphnia magna isolate NIES linkage group LG3, ASM2063170v1.1, whole genome shotgun sequence genome, one window contains:
- the LOC123470673 gene encoding uncharacterized protein LOC123470673, with product MDKIKQYKNLSMTAELDNDLAKETELLKQRYQKFIKATDQSHINALETLGVQKDTFGGLLSTKLMKLLPAELQKEWSSSDANDITGITALLNFIRDQVDAAERRRSCQIPVDHGAKNAKFTSSGKQVETSPIWAQLQPIFAASYPKQAPRRHGINLLHHTPTTLLLKIIYQKLWEAEIDWDVEAPPEIRKKWIAAMTGLNEFANLKIPRWIGYSKRVIQNAKIHVFGDASEAAYGAVAYKKVTLPRLELLSLLLAARLGEKLKNFLHIESWRTIFWADSLVALGWIQGDTNRWKPFVRNQVEAIKKFSGPNWWQHCPGAQNPVDLASRGAPAVTLVHSELWWNGPSWLKEDETKWPDSTPEVEEPSVHERIEAEAKSKTVTMSVAFVEPATSVEWHLDRIPSWNRLLRRTAWILRFASKNRPTNATQMKTPIKTGGGKQIMVEHQKVEELTKVELLIYWQLQKEAFPKTFQDLKEGRQPHHKEKIAALRPVWDARQKLIRITGRAELALRDREIEPAILLPTQHPVVKLIIHDRHVLLKHAGVKTTLSDLRERPLYYKHPTLRKKRKQTDPTSTTDPSSTDGFALEPTVKPPVMEPIEEPPTTEPTEENKENLQLDESLAKKKGTIKRPKSYACLFTCAVTRAVHLELTKTMSARDFLLAFRRFSARRGSVSIMYSDNAQTFRCVSKHLKVLRSDPAIHDLLAMRKTVWIFSTSLAPWWGGFWERMVRTMKDLLRRSNGRACLEYDEQEVSLIETESVVNARPLTYVAEGSDEPLPITPNQFLNNRRSNCTPPEPAENLVAPDATNLKLLEMDHQRREYVSDICERFVTDYFLQIDKFHCKGGPGRKIRVGEVVIIHDDNTKRLMWTIGVVKELITSRDGLIRSVTVKTPNGTLSTAPFNRYTP from the exons ATGGACAAAATCAAGCAGTACAAAAACCTCTCCATGACGGCAGAACTGGATAACGACCTTGCAAAGGAAACCGAACTCCTCAAGCAACGTTACCAGAAATTTATCAAAGCAACCGACCAA TCGCACATAAATGCCTTGGAGACACTCGGGGTACAAAAAGACACCTTTGGAGGACTCCTTAGCACAAAACTAATGAAATTGCTTCCTGcagaattgcagaaagaatggTCGAGTTCCGATGCAAACGACATCACCGGCATCACAGCCCTGCTGAATTTCATCAGGGATCAAGTCGACGCTGCTGAAAG ACGCCGAAGCTGTCAGATTCCTGTGGATCACGGAGCCAAAAACGCCAAATTCACCTCTAGTGGCAAACAAGTGGAAACGAGTCCCATTTGGGCTCAGCTCCAGcccatttttgctgcgagctacCCTAAACAAGCACCTAGACGGCATGGAATCAATCTACTCCACCACA CACCCACAACGCTCctgctgaaaataatctaccAGAAACTTTGGGAAGCCGAAATTGACTGGGATGTGGAAGCGCCTCCTGAAATACGTAAGAAATGGATAGCAGCCATGACTGGGTTGAACGAGTTTGCCAACTTAAAAATCCCACGTTGGATAGGCTACTCGAAAAGGGTCATacaaaatgcaaaaattcaCGTCTTCGGCGACGCATCAGAGGCCGCTTATGGAGCCGTTGCCTAC aaaaaggtcacCTTACCAAGATTGGAGCTATTAAGTTTACTTCTGGCGGCACGATTGGGAGAAAAACTCAAGAACTTTCTCCACATCGAATCGTGGCGAACAATATTCTGGGCTGACTCTCTAGTGGCACTTGGCTGGATCCAAGGAGACACCAACAGGTGGAAACCATTCGTCAGGAACCAAGTCGAAGCTATTAAGAAATTTTCTGGCCCAAATTGGTGGCAGCACTGTCCAGGCGCCCAAAATCCTGTGGATCTCGCCTCGCGGGGAGCGCCAGCCGTAACGCTGGTACACTCCGAGCTATGGTGGAACGgaccatcatggctgaaagaagacgaaaccaaaTGGCCGGATTCAACGCCCGAGGTAGAAGAACCCAGTGTTCATGAAAGAATCGAAGCGGAAGCAAAATCGAAAACCGTCACCATGTCGGTAGCTTTCGTGGAGCCAGCCACTTCAGTGGAATGGCATCTGGATCGAATTCCGTCTTGGAATCGACTACTCAGAAGAACTGCTTGGATACTGAGATTCGCCTCCAAAAACCGCCCCACAAACGCCACACAAATGAAGACTCCAATCAAGACAGGAGGCGGAAAACAGATAATGGTAGAACATCAAAAAGTAGAGGAACTGACGAAGGTGGAGCTACTTATTTATTGGCAgctccaaaaagaagcttttcccAAGACGTTTCAGGATCTGAAAGAAGGGCGGCAACCGCACCATAAGGAGAAAATTGCCGCACTCCGACCCGTGTGGGACGCAAGACAGAAGTTGATTAGAATAACAGGAAGAGCAGAGCTAGCGCTAAGAGACAGGGAGATTGAACCCGCCATCTTGCTTCCCACTCAACATCCAGTCGTCAAACTAATCATCCATGATCGACACGTCTTGCTAAAACACGCTGGAGTTAAAACCACCCTATCAGATCTAAGagaac GGCCGCTGTATTACAAACACCCAACATTGCGTAAGAAACGCAAGCAAACGGATCCTACATCCACCACGGATCCCTCGTCAACGGATGGTTTTGCTTTGGAGCCTACGGTAAAGCCTCCAGTGATGGAGCCCATTGAAGAACCTCCAACCACAGAACCAACggaggaaaacaaagaaaatctCCAATTGGACGAATCCttagccaaaaagaaaggcacaattAAACGGCCAAAGAGCTATGCCTGCCTATTTACTTGTGCTGTAACGAGGGCCGTTCATCTGGAGCTAACAAAAACGATGTCCGCACGCGACTTCCTCCTCGCatttcgaagattttccgcCAGGAGGGGTAGCGTCTCCATCATGTATTCGGACAATGCCCAAACATTTAGATGCGTCTCGAAACATTTGAAAGTCTTAAGATCCGACCCAGCGATCCACGACCTTCTGGCAATGCGGAAAACCGTATGGATTTTCTCGACCAGCCTAGCCCCATGGTGGGGAGGGTTCTGGGAGCGCATGGTGCGGACGATGAAGGATTTGTTGAGGCGCTCCAATGGTCGTGCATGTTTGGAATACGACGAGCAAGAGGTTAGTCTCATTGAAACCGAGAGCGTGGTGAATGCACGACCACTCACCTACGTGGCAGAAGGGAGCGACGAACCGCTCCCCATCACCCCGAaccagtttctcaacaataggCGTTCGAACTGTACTCCGCCGGAGCCAGCCGAAAACCTCGTGGCTCCCGACgcaaccaatttgaaactgctggaaatGGATCATCAACGTAGGGAGTATGTCAGCGATATCTGTGAACGATTTGTGACGGACTACTTTCTCCAAATCGACAAGTTCCACTGTAAAGGAGGACCCGGCCGCAAGATCCGGGTAGGAgaagttgtcatcattcacgatGACAACACCAAGCGCCTTATGTGGACGATAGGAGTAGTGAAGGAGCTAATCACTAGCAGAGACGGGTTGATCCGTTCGGTTACGGTCAAGACGCCGAACGGAACCTTATCAACCGCGCCATTCAATCGTTACACCCCTTAG